In the Bacteroidales bacterium genome, one interval contains:
- a CDS encoding adenylate/guanylate cyclase domain-containing protein, giving the protein MRKLAAIMFTDIVGYSALMSKDEKLAMSVLEKNRNLHKEAIAKFDGEYIKEIGDGTLAIFHSSFDAVNCALEIQKACCKEHSLNVRIGIHIGDIIESEGDVFGDGVNVASRIEAAGEPGGIYISEKAYDDIKNKGGIRAEFYGEKNLKNIPDPVRIYTLIAGQKRSETAESIRTGHGTSKEKSIAVLPFQDMSPEKDQDYFCDGITEEIINALTHIQRLRVIARTTSFSYKNKYEDVRKIGKDLNVETILEGSLRKAGDKLRISTQLISISDGSHLWSERYDREMKDIFEIQDEISLAVAEKLKIHLFEEERKQVVKNKTQNLEAYQAYLKGLFHWNKRTREGLLKSIEYFENASEIDPDYALACTGLADSYLMLANWGYSLPKDTKTIAKKILLKSLKIDNKLADTYASLAFINSLYEWKWKDADLNFKKALKLNPNLLKTRVWYTVHLLGLGKTKNALEHSKRALELDPLSLVANNSNALLLYGLRQYDDAIKQFRKTLLIDDTVPVPYNFLFFIYLLKGLYADAVREYQNLLSKDPMTEQYVKIIGDIYSKSGMEGCLHWLIDEGFDFHKQIYCLPYFRAVCHALLGEKDKAFAWMEKVLEMRSDQIFLMLTDPGLDNLRGDQRFSLLLEKTGLQ; this is encoded by the coding sequence ATGCGTAAACTCGCTGCCATTATGTTCACTGACATCGTCGGGTATTCGGCCCTGATGTCGAAGGATGAAAAGCTGGCGATGAGTGTCCTGGAGAAAAACAGGAATCTGCATAAAGAAGCGATTGCAAAGTTTGACGGCGAGTACATCAAAGAAATCGGTGACGGAACCCTGGCGATTTTTCACAGTTCATTCGATGCAGTGAATTGTGCCCTTGAAATTCAGAAGGCCTGCTGCAAGGAACATTCCCTTAACGTGCGGATTGGCATTCATATCGGGGATATTATCGAGAGTGAAGGCGATGTGTTCGGGGATGGCGTCAATGTAGCGTCCAGGATCGAGGCAGCAGGGGAACCAGGAGGAATATATATTTCCGAAAAAGCCTACGATGATATCAAAAATAAGGGGGGTATCAGGGCGGAATTTTACGGAGAAAAAAACCTGAAGAATATACCGGACCCGGTCAGGATCTATACCTTAATCGCCGGGCAAAAAAGATCAGAAACCGCTGAATCCATTCGCACAGGTCATGGTACGTCAAAAGAAAAATCCATTGCAGTGTTACCATTTCAGGATATGAGTCCGGAGAAAGACCAGGATTACTTTTGTGACGGGATTACAGAAGAGATCATTAATGCGTTGACTCATATTCAAAGGTTAAGAGTCATCGCCCGTACAACATCGTTTTCTTATAAAAATAAATATGAGGATGTCCGCAAAATCGGTAAAGATCTGAACGTAGAAACAATACTTGAGGGGAGTCTGAGAAAAGCAGGTGATAAACTTCGTATCTCAACTCAGCTCATAAGTATATCAGACGGTTCCCATTTATGGTCAGAGAGATATGACAGGGAAATGAAAGACATATTCGAAATTCAGGATGAGATATCACTGGCTGTTGCGGAAAAGTTAAAGATACACCTGTTTGAAGAAGAAAGAAAACAGGTTGTTAAAAACAAAACTCAAAACCTGGAAGCTTACCAAGCCTATTTAAAAGGACTTTTTCATTGGAATAAAAGAACAAGAGAGGGATTATTAAAAAGCATTGAATACTTTGAAAATGCCAGTGAGATTGATCCAGATTATGCATTGGCCTGCACAGGCTTGGCCGACTCATATCTCATGCTGGCCAATTGGGGATACTCATTACCGAAAGATACCAAGACAATAGCAAAGAAAATCTTATTAAAATCCCTTAAAATTGATAATAAGCTTGCAGATACGTATGCTTCTTTAGCCTTTATAAATTCATTGTATGAATGGAAATGGAAAGATGCTGATTTAAATTTTAAAAAAGCGCTTAAACTTAATCCCAACCTCCTGAAAACGCGTGTGTGGTATACTGTACATCTTTTAGGGCTGGGGAAGACAAAAAACGCTTTGGAACACTCTAAGCGTGCTCTTGAGCTTGATCCGCTGTCCCTTGTCGCTAATAATTCCAATGCATTGCTCCTTTACGGATTACGGCAATATGATGATGCAATAAAACAGTTCCGGAAAACACTCCTGATCGATGATACAGTACCTGTACCATATAACTTTTTATTTTTTATTTACCTGCTAAAGGGATTATATGCAGATGCTGTAAGGGAATATCAAAACCTGTTATCAAAAGATCCTATGACAGAACAATATGTAAAGATCATAGGGGATATTTATTCAAAATCAGGAATGGAAGGATGCTTGCACTGGCTGATTGATGAGGGATTTGATTTCCATAAGCAAATTTACTGTCTGCCCTACTTTCGGGCAGTATGTCATGCATTGCTGGGTGAAAAGGATAAAGCATTTGCATGGATGGAAAAAGTCCTTGAAATGCGCAGCGATCAAATTTTCCTGATGCTAACGGATCCTGGATTAGATAATCTTCGAGGTGATCAGCGATTTTCATTGTTATTAGAGAAAACAGGACTGCAATAG
- a CDS encoding carboxymuconolactone decarboxylase family protein produces MKSNIETPRLVPLDTATMSSPCQEILKRLPGDALKGGYAPVNVLGTLMYNPDILEQFLDYWVTSKLRMGLTVREQELVILRMAVHYRCNYVWKHHIPVALEFGVTEGLLEAVKAFPLPSGFSAREEALLNLTDELMTERDIRDEVFVKYRNQLRDSELVDLISLVSQYVLFSLVNNALRVQVEPSLEGIKGL; encoded by the coding sequence ATGAAAAGCAATATTGAAACACCGAGACTGGTTCCATTGGATACTGCAACCATGTCGTCCCCATGCCAGGAAATCCTTAAACGGCTGCCGGGAGATGCGCTCAAAGGCGGGTATGCCCCTGTCAATGTGCTGGGCACGCTGATGTACAATCCGGATATTCTCGAACAATTTCTGGATTACTGGGTCACTTCCAAATTGAGAATGGGCTTGACGGTCAGGGAGCAGGAACTGGTGATCCTCCGGATGGCCGTGCATTACAGGTGCAATTATGTATGGAAGCATCACATCCCGGTGGCGCTTGAATTCGGGGTGACGGAAGGCCTGCTGGAAGCAGTGAAGGCGTTTCCACTTCCTTCAGGATTCAGTGCCCGCGAGGAGGCCCTGCTGAACCTTACCGACGAACTGATGACTGAACGCGACATCAGAGATGAAGTCTTTGTAAAATACCGCAATCAACTCAGGGATTCCGAACTGGTTGATCTGATTTCCCTGGTTTCGCAGTATGTTCTTTTCTCCCTGGTCAACAATGCCCTGAGGGTACAGGTTGAACCTTCACTGGAGGGGATAAAGGGATTATGA
- a CDS encoding DUF1295 domain-containing protein → MLNKRKKIFALIVCAIAYLATLVICYLLTPLVDHLHPLMAAAILDGVATVFIFGFSVAFNNSSFYDPYWSVAPVPVILYWMGRADPGQVNSLRQYLILSLVIIWAVRLTWNWIRRWNGFADEDWRYAGLRKKYGNLYWIVSFFGFHLFPTIIVFLGLVSVYPAITMNPAPITVIDLIAGIMTILAIVLETAADEQLRRFIQSGPTPGSFLQKGLWKHSRHPNYLGEVSFWAGLFMFSLGSHPFQWWYLAGPVAMILLFRFISVPMIDARMSDRKTGYDHYIAKTPAIFPWPPKK, encoded by the coding sequence ATGCTCAATAAAAGAAAAAAAATTTTTGCACTGATCGTATGCGCCATCGCCTATCTGGCAACCTTGGTCATCTGCTATCTGCTTACCCCGCTGGTGGATCACTTGCACCCTTTGATGGCTGCCGCCATTCTTGATGGAGTGGCCACTGTTTTCATCTTTGGATTCAGTGTTGCCTTCAATAATTCCAGTTTTTACGATCCCTACTGGAGTGTGGCACCAGTTCCCGTAATTCTGTACTGGATGGGGCGAGCAGATCCCGGGCAGGTGAATTCGCTCCGTCAGTACCTTATTTTAAGCCTTGTCATCATCTGGGCTGTCAGGCTTACCTGGAACTGGATCCGGCGGTGGAATGGATTTGCTGATGAAGATTGGAGATATGCCGGTCTCCGGAAAAAATATGGAAACTTATACTGGATCGTCAGTTTTTTTGGATTTCATCTCTTCCCGACCATCATCGTTTTCCTTGGACTGGTATCGGTTTACCCGGCCATCACCATGAATCCGGCACCCATAACGGTGATCGATTTGATCGCAGGGATCATGACGATACTTGCCATCGTACTGGAGACCGCTGCGGATGAGCAATTGCGGAGATTCATCCAATCAGGCCCCACACCGGGGTCCTTCCTGCAAAAGGGATTATGGAAACATTCCCGGCATCCGAACTACCTGGGTGAGGTCTCTTTCTGGGCGGGACTTTTTATGTTCTCCCTGGGGTCACACCCCTTTCAGTGGTGGTACCTTGCCGGGCCGGTTGCAATGATCCTGTTGTTCCGGTTCATCAGCGTACCCATGATCGATGCAAGAATGTCGGACAGAAAAACCGGCTATGATCATTATATAGCTAAAACCCCGGCAATATTCCCCTGGCCGCCTAAAAAATGA
- a CDS encoding MBL fold metallo-hydrolase — translation MSLSVYPIRLGLTVCYLIKDKGAVLFDAGMPRKINRFKRSLSGMPVDPSEISLIILSHAHFDHAGTAKDIREFTGARILIHREDETFLEQSRMVWPKGVTRWGKISAFIFKIILKRVMRYPHAKPDMVMDTEEFSLREYGIDGRILHTPGHTRGSVSVLLESGELFAGCMAHNRFPFRLTPGLPIYADDIEELKQSWKKILPLGVKIVYPAHGRPFHPDKMKKELGFTP, via the coding sequence GTGTCGCTATCAGTTTATCCGATTCGTTTGGGCCTTACCGTGTGTTATTTGATCAAAGATAAAGGTGCGGTCCTCTTCGATGCCGGGATGCCCCGGAAAATAAACCGTTTCAAAAGATCCCTTTCCGGGATGCCGGTCGATCCTTCAGAAATAAGCCTGATCATTCTGAGTCACGCTCATTTTGATCACGCGGGAACGGCAAAGGACATCCGTGAATTCACAGGTGCCAGGATCCTCATCCACAGGGAAGATGAAACTTTTCTTGAACAGTCACGAATGGTCTGGCCGAAAGGCGTGACCAGGTGGGGAAAAATTTCTGCATTTATCTTTAAGATCATACTCAAACGGGTAATGAGGTATCCACATGCGAAACCCGATATGGTGATGGACACTGAAGAATTTTCACTCCGGGAGTATGGCATTGATGGCCGTATACTGCATACTCCCGGTCATACAAGAGGTTCGGTCAGTGTCCTGCTGGAATCCGGAGAGCTCTTTGCAGGATGCATGGCACATAACAGGTTTCCGTTCCGGCTAACACCTGGGCTGCCCATCTATGCAGATGATATTGAAGAACTAAAGCAAAGCTGGAAGAAGATTCTTCCGCTGGGCGTTAAAATTGTCTATCCGGCCCACGGCCGTCCTTTTCATCCGGATAAAATGAAAAAAGAACTCGGATTTACCCCCTGA
- a CDS encoding carbohydrate-binding protein has protein sequence MDIEKCNDNHPSGNGYDVGWTSDNEWMQFTIHSDSTAAYPVQFRSASLSDPAIVYLMVNGTDVSPFHQLPATGGWQTWQTSMIDDVIIPAGENKIRLHFYQGGSNVSFFQFTNPVPVSAVPFGFISASTNSEGTSVVLTLNKSITGSTATAADFEVRADGNPNEIDTVQMNPGNGMQLLIRLNHKIRYGQSVTLSYSGNSVVSDQQSLENFADKPVKNNLPRRFVLPVLIQAEDFDFNYGFQLETCTDAGGGENVDFANNGDYLDYYISVPVAGEYIVKFRVASLYSNGSISIRPGSGNSFNQLRTVQFSGTGGWQSWTTQSSHCQVLLIH, from the coding sequence GTGGATATTGAAAAATGCAACGACAACCATCCATCCGGCAACGGTTATGATGTGGGTTGGACCAGCGACAACGAATGGATGCAATTCACCATTCACAGCGACAGCACTGCTGCCTACCCTGTGCAGTTCAGGTCCGCCTCGTTATCCGATCCTGCCATCGTTTACCTAATGGTCAACGGTACCGATGTTTCACCATTCCATCAGTTACCTGCTACGGGGGGATGGCAGACCTGGCAGACTTCTATGATCGATGACGTCATCATCCCTGCCGGAGAAAATAAAATACGACTGCATTTTTACCAAGGGGGATCCAATGTCAGCTTTTTTCAATTTACCAACCCGGTCCCGGTGAGTGCGGTACCCTTTGGTTTTATCTCAGCTTCGACCAATAGCGAAGGAACCTCTGTCGTATTGACACTCAATAAATCAATTACAGGTTCAACTGCAACGGCTGCTGATTTTGAAGTCCGGGCAGATGGTAACCCGAATGAAATTGATACTGTGCAGATGAATCCCGGAAACGGAATGCAGTTGCTGATCAGGCTCAACCATAAGATCCGGTACGGGCAATCGGTTACACTGTCTTACTCAGGCAATTCAGTCGTCAGTGATCAGCAATCTCTGGAAAATTTTGCTGACAAACCGGTCAAAAACAACCTGCCCCGGCGTTTTGTGCTTCCGGTCCTGATCCAGGCAGAAGATTTTGATTTCAATTATGGATTCCAGCTGGAAACGTGCACCGATGCAGGCGGGGGCGAAAATGTGGATTTTGCCAACAACGGTGATTACCTGGATTATTACATTTCTGTACCGGTGGCCGGTGAATATATCGTCAAGTTCCGCGTTGCATCGCTTTACTCCAATGGCAGCATCTCCATCAGGCCGGGATCCGGAAATTCATTTAACCAGCTGAGGACTGTTCAATTCAGCGGGACCGGCGGATGGCAGTCCTGGACTACGCAATCCTCGCATTGCCAGGTCCTGCTCATTCACTGA
- a CDS encoding cellulase family glycosylhydrolase, protein MKKLINSFIAGCFLISGISSTHAQGFLHAEGKLIFDGYGNEVLLRGIGTGNWLLNEGYMMKSADFAGTHTQYRTKLEETIGEANTEIFYQHWLDNHFTRADADSMQAWGFNSVRVAMHYKWFTLPIEAEPVPGQDTWLEPGFVRIDSLLDWCGDNEMYLILDFHDAPGGQGGY, encoded by the coding sequence ATGAAAAAATTGATCAACAGTTTTATAGCAGGGTGTTTTCTGATTTCGGGCATATCCAGTACCCATGCCCAGGGATTTTTGCACGCTGAAGGCAAACTGATCTTTGATGGCTATGGAAATGAAGTGCTGCTGCGGGGGATCGGTACAGGGAACTGGCTTCTCAATGAAGGGTATATGATGAAATCAGCCGATTTTGCCGGTACCCATACCCAGTACCGGACCAAACTGGAAGAAACGATCGGCGAAGCAAACACGGAAATTTTTTACCAGCACTGGCTGGATAACCATTTTACCCGCGCGGATGCCGATTCCATGCAAGCCTGGGGGTTCAATTCGGTGCGGGTGGCCATGCATTACAAGTGGTTTACACTGCCCATTGAAGCAGAACCTGTTCCCGGGCAGGACACCTGGCTTGAACCGGGCTTTGTCCGCATCGACAGCCTGCTTGACTGGTGCGGTGACAACGAGATGTATCTGATCCTGGATTTTCACGACGCGCCGGGAGGACAGGGTGGATATTGA
- a CDS encoding cold shock domain-containing protein, translating to MGKGRETFGKKDVRSKKEKKRKEKELKRIERRETKGSGNPGDMIAYVDEFGNITSTPPDLTKRSTVKAEDIQIGVPRSLTSDLNDAIHEGIVKFFDDNKGYGFIQDSENKVDIFVHISGVIDPVKEGNKVTFEVVKGINGRNAVNVKIVRE from the coding sequence ATGGGTAAAGGACGTGAAACATTTGGCAAAAAGGATGTTCGATCCAAAAAAGAAAAGAAAAGAAAAGAAAAAGAACTTAAGCGTATCGAGCGCAGAGAAACAAAGGGAAGTGGCAATCCCGGGGACATGATCGCTTATGTGGATGAATTCGGCAATATCACTTCAACCCCTCCGGATCTGACCAAACGGTCGACCGTCAAGGCCGAGGACATACAAATCGGCGTGCCAAGAAGTCTGACATCCGACCTGAATGATGCCATCCATGAAGGAATCGTGAAGTTCTTTGATGACAACAAAGGTTATGGGTTCATTCAGGACTCGGAGAACAAAGTGGATATTTTCGTCCATATCAGTGGTGTCATCGATCCTGTGAAGGAAGGCAATAAAGTGACCTTTGAAGTGGTGAAGGGAATCAACGGACGGAATGCCGTCAATGTGAAGATTGTCAGGGAATAA
- a CDS encoding alpha/beta fold hydrolase, whose product MMHKFWFAAIIAPVPDEQAWFGTFRIGIWPDYFPEVQFSKDPETLNQYFRQMTPNTGDFDIQVISDAVSELFNRIGQGILVTHSQSGGPGWITAIKNPNVCAIISYEPGSNFVFPQGEVPTPLESAAGALEAIGVPLEDFRKLTKIPIILYYGDNIPATPTGNPGQDSWRVRLEMARRWCEAVNRHGGDVTLVHLPEAGIQGNTHFPFSDLNNLEIADLMSRFLKEKGLD is encoded by the coding sequence ATGATGCATAAATTCTGGTTTGCAGCCATCATCGCTCCCGTGCCGGACGAACAGGCCTGGTTTGGCACATTCCGCATCGGCATCTGGCCCGATTATTTTCCGGAGGTACAGTTTTCAAAAGACCCGGAAACGCTCAACCAGTATTTCCGCCAGATGACACCCAACACGGGTGATTTTGACATCCAGGTCATTTCAGATGCAGTTTCGGAACTTTTCAACAGGATCGGCCAGGGAATCCTTGTCACCCATTCCCAAAGCGGCGGGCCGGGGTGGATAACGGCCATCAAAAACCCGAATGTGTGTGCCATCATCTCTTATGAGCCGGGCAGCAACTTCGTATTTCCGCAGGGAGAAGTGCCCACGCCCCTGGAAAGCGCAGCAGGTGCACTTGAAGCCATTGGCGTACCGTTGGAAGACTTCAGGAAGCTGACCAAGATCCCGATCATTCTCTATTATGGAGATAACATTCCTGCAACCCCAACCGGCAATCCCGGGCAGGACAGCTGGAGGGTAAGGCTTGAAATGGCCAGACGATGGTGCGAGGCTGTAAACCGGCATGGCGGGGATGTAACCCTCGTACATCTGCCCGAAGCTGGCATCCAAGGAAATACCCACTTCCCGTTTTCGGATCTGAACAATCTGGAAATAGCGGACCTGATGTCCCGGTTCCTAAAAGAGAAAGGATTGGACTAA
- the creD gene encoding cell envelope integrity protein CreD, which translates to MAEKSNIRLTIKGFIVTVLMILLLIPTFIMHTLVDERKARQQDAFCEISDKWARAQTLAGPVLSFPYEDYYTEPNGSVRKIKKYIHILPGELTIQGELLPEKRYRGIYETVVYKSDLEITGSFSDLWSLFSSIQPENVLFDEACLSMGITDLRGIENNVTVDFNDTTYPFNSGVESTDLFNSGINARIPFNDKDSLNDRYNFSINLKLRGSEYIYFTPVGKETTLRLTSSWKAPSFDGAFLPDSREIKSTGFTANWKVFHLNRNYPQSWLNSAYSMEGSSFGVTLYLPVDNYTKTDRSLKYAILFIALTFIIFFFLELINHNSINPLQYILIGFALSIFYILLLSISEQLYFNIAYLIASIMTIGIITWYSGSILKEKKLAYLVGGSLVIIYGFIFVIIQVQDYALLIGSLGIFIILTVIMYFSRKIDWKGVEEN; encoded by the coding sequence ATGGCTGAGAAATCAAATATCAGGCTTACCATAAAAGGATTTATCGTTACAGTTTTGATGATTTTACTTCTTATTCCCACTTTCATCATGCATACATTGGTAGATGAAAGAAAGGCCCGGCAACAGGATGCCTTCTGCGAAATAAGCGACAAATGGGCAAGGGCTCAGACGCTCGCTGGCCCGGTACTATCATTCCCCTACGAGGACTATTATACAGAACCCAATGGTTCTGTTCGTAAAATCAAAAAATACATCCATATTCTTCCCGGTGAACTCACGATCCAGGGAGAATTGCTGCCTGAAAAACGGTACCGGGGAATATATGAAACTGTTGTCTATAAGTCGGATCTGGAAATTACGGGTTCTTTTTCTGACCTGTGGTCATTATTTTCATCCATCCAGCCAGAGAATGTGTTATTTGATGAGGCCTGCCTGTCGATGGGGATAACCGATCTAAGAGGAATTGAGAATAATGTGACCGTTGACTTCAATGATACGACCTACCCGTTCAATTCAGGTGTGGAATCAACTGACCTCTTTAACAGCGGGATAAATGCACGGATCCCTTTTAATGACAAGGATTCCCTGAATGATCGTTACAATTTCTCAATAAACCTGAAACTTAGAGGATCAGAATATATTTATTTCACACCTGTCGGAAAAGAAACGACTCTCCGTTTAACATCCAGCTGGAAAGCCCCCAGTTTTGACGGCGCATTTTTACCGGATAGCAGGGAGATCAAATCAACCGGGTTTACTGCAAATTGGAAAGTATTTCATTTGAACCGGAACTATCCCCAATCCTGGTTAAATTCAGCATATTCCATGGAGGGCTCATCGTTCGGGGTCACGTTGTACCTGCCTGTGGATAATTACACGAAAACAGACCGCTCCTTAAAATATGCCATACTCTTCATCGCCCTTACATTTATAATTTTCTTTTTTCTTGAGCTGATCAATCATAATTCCATCAACCCATTGCAATATATTCTGATTGGTTTTGCATTATCCATATTTTACATTCTGTTATTATCCATATCAGAGCAACTCTATTTCAACATAGCCTATTTGATCGCAAGCATCATGACCATTGGGATCATTACGTGGTATTCAGGAAGTATTCTCAAAGAAAAAAAATTAGCGTATCTGGTCGGAGGAAGCCTTGTGATCATTTATGGATTTATTTTCGTCATCATTCAGGTTCAAGACTATGCCCTGCTGATTGGCAGTCTGGGAATATTTATCATTTTAACCGTCATAATGTATTTCTCGCGTAAGATTGACTGGAAAGGAGTTGAAGAAAACTAA
- a CDS encoding ChaN family lipoprotein, producing MKTRILTLLLFILFTALKTDKPAYVLFDGDGKQKDYKDLLKAAQDADIILFGELHNNPIAHWLQLELTMDLFGSAGTGLVLGAEMFEHDNSLILNEYISQKIRESNFEKEAKLWDNYATDYRPLVRFARDNDLDFVATNIPRRYAAVVAKDGFEGLDKLSEEAKTHIAPLPVLYDPELNCYRQMLSMGGMGDAHASGNLPRAQAIKDATMAHFILHKWSKGKIFLHFNGAYHSDRYEGICWYLKNGDPKVKILTISTFEQNDLEELDKDSFGLADFIICVDSSMTKTY from the coding sequence ATGAAAACACGCATTTTGACCCTACTGCTCTTCATTCTGTTTACGGCACTGAAAACGGATAAGCCGGCCTACGTTCTCTTTGATGGTGACGGAAAGCAAAAAGATTATAAGGACCTGTTAAAAGCTGCGCAGGATGCTGACATCATCCTTTTCGGTGAACTTCACAATAATCCCATTGCACACTGGCTTCAGCTGGAACTTACCATGGACCTGTTTGGCAGTGCAGGGACCGGCCTGGTCCTGGGAGCTGAAATGTTTGAGCACGATAACAGCCTGATCCTGAATGAATATATTTCACAGAAGATCAGGGAAAGCAACTTTGAAAAGGAGGCAAAGCTTTGGGATAATTATGCTACGGATTACCGGCCACTGGTCCGGTTTGCCCGCGACAACGACCTGGATTTTGTGGCGACCAATATCCCCCGCAGGTACGCCGCCGTTGTTGCCAAAGATGGATTTGAAGGTTTGGACAAATTGAGTGAGGAGGCAAAAACACACATCGCCCCGCTGCCCGTATTGTATGATCCTGAATTGAATTGCTACAGGCAAATGCTCAGCATGGGAGGTATGGGCGACGCCCACGCCAGCGGGAACCTGCCACGGGCTCAGGCCATCAAGGACGCAACCATGGCCCATTTCATCCTGCACAAATGGAGCAAAGGGAAAATCTTCCTTCATTTCAACGGGGCCTATCATTCCGACCGTTATGAAGGTATCTGCTGGTATCTTAAGAATGGGGATCCTAAAGTTAAAATATTGACAATCAGTACTTTTGAGCAGAATGATCTGGAGGAACTGGATAAAGATTCCTTTGGACTGGCCGATTTCATCATCTGTGTGGATTCTTCCATGACAAAGACCTATTGA
- a CDS encoding T9SS type A sorting domain-containing protein, which yields MKRFITIVVILCIGIIVSLTVNAQIDRGLNKNLFENPHFAKVLKHLNPEDIRDAGLPQKTYGYAWDADWVLEFYYETLYYPNGYPHVDTDYDIGTNLPNYRSTYYWDGEGRITEMLEETNESGSWENAYKYTLTYDTHGNLDTVSEYVWWGEPDPSWWMMNGYQYSYEYTPEDWVSSISTQNYSYTSGWYWMVKETYTLDANGYPTQILFQEWDLYELDWKDFYHYIDIDWHEYDPGAGYSSLLGTAVASFVYFVEELWEYDFWDPNIRESTVYDANGGWEMTREMYWGGGYWGNYIRETLTVLNNYPQLFKHEEWFADSWYHSSGEQYFYTFDGENLTEEIIQAYDPSLEEPYVNDEKYVYGDFFYATGQDEVRSEFELFVYPDPVSTAITIEIPALILQNTYLTILNLDGKQLITRRITEPKTDIDVDALQSGVYFVRVQNDRTVMVEKIIKQ from the coding sequence ATGAAAAGATTCATTACCATCGTTGTCATTCTTTGTATTGGCATTATCGTGTCGTTGACTGTCAATGCCCAGATTGACAGGGGATTGAATAAAAATTTATTCGAAAATCCTCATTTTGCTAAAGTTTTAAAGCACCTTAATCCGGAAGATATTAGAGATGCCGGTCTGCCTCAGAAAACCTATGGCTATGCCTGGGATGCTGACTGGGTCCTTGAATTTTATTATGAAACTCTCTATTATCCCAATGGATACCCACATGTTGATACGGATTATGATATCGGTACCAATCTACCGAATTACAGATCGACATATTATTGGGACGGAGAAGGCCGAATAACGGAAATGTTAGAAGAAACGAATGAATCCGGTTCCTGGGAAAATGCCTATAAATACACATTGACCTATGATACTCATGGAAATTTGGATACGGTGAGCGAATATGTGTGGTGGGGAGAACCCGATCCCTCATGGTGGATGATGAATGGATACCAGTATAGCTATGAGTACACGCCGGAGGATTGGGTATCTTCCATAAGTACACAAAATTACAGTTATACTTCTGGATGGTACTGGATGGTGAAGGAAACCTATACTCTGGATGCGAATGGATACCCAACCCAGATATTATTTCAAGAATGGGACCTCTATGAATTGGATTGGAAAGATTTCTACCATTATATAGATATTGATTGGCATGAGTATGACCCCGGTGCTGGTTATAGTTCGTTACTTGGGACGGCAGTTGCATCTTTTGTGTATTTCGTGGAAGAATTATGGGAATATGATTTCTGGGATCCTAATATCAGAGAATCAACCGTTTATGATGCAAACGGGGGTTGGGAAATGACCCGGGAAATGTATTGGGGTGGAGGCTATTGGGGAAATTATATTCGTGAAACCTTGACGGTACTGAATAACTACCCACAACTCTTTAAACATGAAGAGTGGTTTGCAGATTCCTGGTATCATTCGTCAGGAGAACAATATTTCTATACGTTTGATGGAGAAAACCTGACAGAAGAAATCATTCAGGCCTATGATCCTTCTCTTGAAGAACCCTATGTAAACGACGAAAAGTACGTATATGGCGATTTCTTTTATGCAACCGGACAGGATGAAGTACGATCAGAATTCGAATTGTTTGTTTATCCCGATCCGGTATCCACAGCCATCACGATTGAAATCCCTGCTTTAATACTGCAAAATACCTATCTGACCATTTTGAACCTTGATGGTAAGCAACTCATAACACGCAGGATAACGGAACCAAAGACTGATATTGATGTTGATGCTCTGCAAAGTGGTGTTTATTTCGTACGGGTGCAGAATGACAGAACGGTGATGGTGGAGAAGATCATCAAGCAATAA